One segment of Mycolicibacterium baixiangningiae DNA contains the following:
- the dxs gene encoding 1-deoxy-D-xylulose-5-phosphate synthase, protein MLEQIRGPADLQHLSQSQLSELAGEIRQFLIHKVAATGGHLGPNLGVVELTLALHRVFDSPHDPLIFDTGHQAYVHKMLTGRAHEFDSLRKKGGLSGYPSRTESEHDWVESSHASAALSYADGLAKAFELTGHRNRHVVAVVGDGALTGGMCWEALNNIAATRRPVVIVVNDNGRSYAPTIGGFADHLAALRLQPGYERVLEEGRKAVRGLPMIGEFCYQCMHSVKAGIKDALSPQVMFTDLGLKYVGPIEGHDEHAVESALRHARGFNAPVIVHVVTRKGNGYAPAENDEAEQMHACGVIDVATGRATKVAAPGWTSSFAEALVDYGAKRRDVVAITAAMPGPTGLSAFRDRFPDRFFDVGIAEQHAMTSAAGLAMGGLHPVVAIYSTFLNRAFDQVMMDVALHKLPVTLVLDRSGVTGPDGASHNGMWDLSLLGMVPGIRVAAPRDGARLREELGEALDVNDGPTAIRFPKGDVGEDIPALRRHRGVDVLVEPADGLSDDVLLVAVGPFASMALAVAERLRNQGIGVTVVDPRWVVPVPAVLTELAAAHKLVVTVEDNGLHGGVGSSVSAALRRAEVDTPCRDLGLPQQFFDHASRGEVLADVGLTDRNISRQITGWVAALGASQAEAEVSEQLD, encoded by the coding sequence ATGCTTGAACAGATCCGCGGTCCCGCCGATCTGCAGCACCTTTCGCAGTCTCAGTTGTCAGAACTGGCCGGAGAGATCCGGCAGTTCCTGATCCACAAGGTTGCTGCCACCGGCGGGCATCTCGGCCCGAATCTCGGCGTCGTCGAGTTGACGCTTGCCCTGCACCGGGTCTTCGACTCGCCGCACGACCCGTTGATCTTCGACACCGGCCACCAGGCCTATGTGCACAAGATGCTCACCGGCCGTGCCCACGAGTTCGACTCGCTGCGCAAGAAGGGCGGGCTGTCGGGCTATCCGTCGCGCACCGAGAGCGAGCACGACTGGGTGGAGTCCAGCCACGCCAGCGCCGCGCTGTCCTACGCCGACGGGCTGGCAAAGGCCTTCGAGCTGACCGGGCACCGTAACCGCCACGTGGTCGCGGTCGTCGGTGACGGCGCGCTGACGGGCGGAATGTGCTGGGAGGCGCTGAACAACATCGCCGCCACCCGCCGCCCCGTGGTGATCGTCGTCAACGACAACGGCCGCAGTTACGCGCCGACCATCGGCGGGTTCGCCGACCACCTGGCCGCGCTGCGCCTGCAGCCCGGCTACGAGCGGGTACTCGAGGAGGGCCGCAAAGCGGTCCGCGGGCTGCCGATGATCGGCGAGTTCTGCTATCAGTGCATGCACAGCGTCAAAGCGGGCATCAAGGATGCGCTGTCGCCGCAGGTGATGTTCACCGACCTCGGACTGAAGTACGTCGGCCCCATCGAGGGCCACGACGAACACGCCGTCGAATCGGCGCTGCGGCACGCTCGCGGGTTCAATGCGCCGGTGATCGTGCACGTCGTCACCCGCAAGGGCAACGGCTATGCCCCCGCCGAGAACGACGAAGCCGAACAGATGCACGCGTGTGGAGTCATCGATGTCGCGACCGGACGCGCGACCAAGGTGGCGGCGCCGGGCTGGACGTCGTCGTTCGCCGAGGCGCTCGTCGACTACGGCGCCAAACGCCGCGACGTCGTGGCGATCACCGCTGCCATGCCGGGGCCGACCGGCCTCTCCGCGTTCCGCGACCGGTTCCCGGACCGCTTCTTCGACGTCGGCATCGCCGAACAGCATGCGATGACGTCCGCGGCGGGTCTGGCCATGGGCGGCCTGCACCCCGTGGTGGCCATCTACTCGACATTCCTCAACCGCGCGTTCGACCAGGTGATGATGGACGTCGCGCTGCACAAGCTGCCGGTCACGCTCGTGCTCGACCGGTCCGGTGTCACGGGGCCGGACGGGGCGAGCCACAACGGCATGTGGGATCTGTCGTTGCTGGGCATGGTGCCCGGTATTCGGGTGGCGGCACCCCGCGACGGGGCACGGCTGCGGGAGGAACTCGGCGAGGCTCTCGACGTCAACGACGGCCCCACCGCGATCCGTTTCCCCAAAGGCGATGTGGGCGAGGATATTCCGGCTCTGCGCCGCCACCGCGGCGTCGATGTGCTGGTCGAGCCCGCCGACGGCCTGTCCGACGACGTGCTGCTGGTGGCGGTCGGACCGTTCGCGTCGATGGCGCTGGCCGTCGCCGAACGCCTGCGCAACCAGGGCATCGGTGTCACCGTCGTCGACCCGCGCTGGGTGGTGCCGGTGCCGGCCGTCCTCACCGAGTTGGCCGCTGCCCACAAGCTGGTGGTCACCGTCGAGGACAACGGCCTGCACGGCGGAGTCGGTTCGTCGGTCTCGGCGGCGCTGCGTCGCGCCGAGGTCGACACGCCGTGCCGCGACCTCGGTCTGCCGCAGCAGTTCTTCGACCACGCCTCGCGGGGCGAGGTGCTCGCCGACGTCGGACTCACCGACCGCAACATCTCCCGCCAGATCACCGGCTGGGTGGCCGCCCTCGGCGCCTCACAGGCGGAGGCGGAAGTCAGCGAGCAACTGGACTGA